The Oryzias melastigma strain HK-1 linkage group LG13, ASM292280v2, whole genome shotgun sequence genome window below encodes:
- the sebox gene encoding homeobox protein SEBOX gives MALFVDSEAPGLRQNQNQKNGLVDMRLFFSPPESRRAAGGEAGSSPEPERMSGVMEGQRKRKRTIFSRAQLSELEQAFAVTPYPDITLRERLAAHTHLPESKIQVWFQNRRARSIKTGRLPKSSKPVLGSRGFAEPSRGPGTSTYPAAASLADLFRQEQNHSCEDVSPIYSDWIQIYSNQVSSAAASSFHQQAPRSSSKPPEPRLWEEEQHRQQHMGATLSGFLPGSFPDPGSRPPPHPVSSRSYQAFTSFKPQSVAPSGNHQAAYGAGSGGRDHGYVDQVVPSHPHSVYWEVTPGQGHRSHHHHHPHPQMGPQTSMGYISDLIYNAAIVTNFLEF, from the exons ATGGCTCTGTTCGTGGACTCGGAGGCCCCGGGGCTGaggcagaaccagaaccagaagaacGGGCTGGTGGACATGAGGTTGTTCTTCAGTCCGCCGGAGTCCCGAAGAg CTGCCGGCGGGGAAGCCGGGTCTTCTCCGGAGCCAGAGAGGATGTCAGGTGTGATGGAGGGTCAGAGGAAACGGAAAAGGACCATCTTCAGCCGCGCCCAGCTGTCTGAGCTGGAGCAGGCCTTCGCCGTGACCCCGTACCCGGACATCACGCTCAGGGAGAGGCTGGCCGCGCACACACACCTGCCTGAGAGCAAGATCCAG GTTTGGTTCCAGAACAGAAGAGCTAGAAGCATCAAAACTGGAAGACTTCCCAAATCCAGCAAACCCGTCCTGGGAAGCAGAGGTTTTGCAGAACCTTCTCGTGGCCCCGGGACCTCCACCTATCCAGCAGCAGCCAGTCTGGCTGACTTATTTAGGCAAGAACAGAACCACTCGTGTGAGGACGTGTCACCGATTTACTCCGACTGGATCCAAATCTACAGTAACCAGGTGTCATCAGCAGCAGCGTCGTCCTTTCACCAGCAGGCTCCTCGCAGCTCCTCCAAACCGCCTGAGCCTCGTCTTTGGGAGGAGGAGCAACACAGGCAGCAGCACATGGGAGCAACTCTGTCCGGATTCCTCCCTGGCTCCTTCCCTGATCCGGGGAGCAGGCCGCCCCCTCACCCCGTCTCCTCCCGCTCCTACCAGGCCTTCACAAGCTTCAAGCCTCAGAGCGTGGCTCCCTCAGGGAACCATCAGGCCGCGTACGGAGCCGGCTCCGGAGGTCGAGATCACGGCTACGTGGATCAGGTCGTCCCCTCACACCCCCACTCGGTGTACTGGGAGGTAACTCCAGGACAAGGCCACCGCAgccaccatcatcatcatcctcatcctcagaTGGGACCACAGACTTCCATGGGATACATCTCAGATCTGATCTACAACGCCGCCATCGTTACGAATTTCCTGGAATTCTGA